Proteins found in one Magnolia sinica isolate HGM2019 chromosome 5, MsV1, whole genome shotgun sequence genomic segment:
- the LOC131247178 gene encoding uncharacterized protein LOC131247178 has product MDFHLLEINLISAQSLKKPASPLHIHRMQTYAVAWVDPTTKLRTRVDLVGAENPTWNDKFIFRVPASFLDPFSSSAFCLEIYAVGRILDTLIGTVRCLVGGLRLCPSVATPSFAALQIRRPSGSFHGIVNLGATLLPPSFHALMGGIAAIGFHDLMGQNPRDRLNRHGASAPCKKERSSECSWRGSDGSDSKKVLKELNGVRNRSDGGGILRRLGFQRRIHLSPSDQDLQISLPSDDK; this is encoded by the coding sequence atggatTTCCATCTCCTGGAGATCAACTTGATCTCGGCGCAGTCCCTGAAGAAACCGGCGTCCCCCCTTCACATTCACAGGATGCAGACCTACGCCGTCGcctgggtggaccccaccaccaagCTCCGCACCCGCGTCGACCTAGTTGGCGCCGAGAACCCGACCTGGAACGACAAGTTCATCTTCCGGGTCCCCGCCTCTTTCCTCGACCCCTTCTCGTCCTCGGCCTTCTGTCTCGAGATCTACGCCGTTGGTCGCATCCTCGATACCCTCATTGGCACCGTCCGTTGCCTCGTCGGCGGCCTCCGCCTCTGTCCTTCCGTCGCTACCCCATCCTTCGCCGCCCTCCAGATCCGCCGCCCCTCCGGCAGCTTCCACGGCATCGTCAACCTCGGCGCGACGTTGCTCCCGCCATCCTTCCACGCGCTGATGGGCGGGATCGCGGCGATCGGATTCCACGATCTGATGGGCCAGAATCCCAGGGACCGCCTGAATCGGCACGGCGCGTCAGCGCCTTGTAAGAAGGAAAGATCTTCGGAATGTTCCTGGAGAGGATCGGACGGATCAGATTCGAAGAAGGTTCTCAAGGAGTTGAATGGAGTGAGGAACAGATCGGACGGTGGAGGGATCCTGCGTCGACTGGGGTTTCAGAGGAGGATCCATCTGAGCCCATCAGATCAGGACCTGCAGATCTCGTTGCCATCGGATGACAAGTGA